One Mercurialis annua linkage group LG3, ddMerAnnu1.2, whole genome shotgun sequence DNA window includes the following coding sequences:
- the LOC126675119 gene encoding uncharacterized protein LOC126675119, whose amino-acid sequence MRDFPSCFGENGVQIADSSSSNTSKSTHNLVTCMYQCRIRGRSCLITIGWSKNLMGQGLSVGMDDSATNQCLCKVEIKPWLFSKRKGSKSIAIETYSCKIDVFWDLSSAKFGSGPEPLEGFYVGIVVDRQMVLLLGDMRKEVFKKTNATAPITSGAVFVSKREHVTGKKVFTTKAQFCDNGQIHDLSIECDTSGIGDPCLVVRVDCKTVMQVKRLRWKFRGNHTILVDGLAVEVLWDVHNWLFGTSVGNAVFMFKTCLTAEKLWSSQALSDPNVLPWSFSQRFLDSKSQNLGFSLILYAWKIE is encoded by the coding sequence ATGAGAGATTTTCCTTCGTGCTTTGGTGAAAATGGGGTACAAATAGCTGATTCTTCATCTTCAAATACTAGTAAAAGTACTCATAATTTGGTTACTTGTATGTATCAATGTCGAATTCGGGGTCGGTCTTGCTTGATCACTATAGGTTGGAGTAAAAATTTGATGGGTCAAGGCTTAAGTGTCGGAATGGATGATTCTGCTACTAATCAGTGTTTATGCAAAGTTGAAATTAAACCTTGGCTGTTCTCGAAAAGAAAAGGGTCCAAGAGTATAGCAATTGAGACTTATTCTTGTAAAATCGACGTTTTTTGGGACCTTTCTTCGGCTAAATTCGGATCTGGGCCTGAACCGTTGGAGGGATTTTATGTTGGTATTGTTGTTGATAGACAGATGGTTCTTCTTCTTGGTGATATGAGAAAAGAAGTTTTTAAGAAAACTAACGCCACCGCGCCTATTACTTCTGGTGCtgtttttgtttcgaaaagAGAGCATGTTACTGGCAAGAAGGTGTTCACCACCAAGGCTCAGTTTTGTGACAACGGTCAGATTCACGATCTTTCGATTGAATGCGACACGTCTGGTATTGGTGATCCGTGTCTCGTGGTTCGAGTGGATTGTAAGACTGTGATGCAAGTGAAACGGCTGCGATGGAAGTTCCGAGGGAATCATACGATATTGGTTGATGGACTAGCCGTAGAAGTTCTTTGGGATGTTCATAACTGGCTATTTGGCACATCAGTTGGAAATGCTGTTTTTATGTTCAAAACATGCCTCACAGCTGAGAAGTTATGGTCTAGCCAAGCTCTTTCAGATCCAAATGTGTTGCCATGGTCTTTCTCGCAAAGATTTCTGGATTCCAAATCGCAAAATCTTGGTTTTTCATTGATTTTGTATGCTTGGAAGATTGAAtag